A genome region from Coprococcus phoceensis includes the following:
- the lysS gene encoding lysine--tRNA ligase produces the protein MAEQKNVQEQDINQLRKVRREKFADLQTNGKDPFQITKYDADAHSQEIKDNFETMEGKKVSIAGRIMSKRVMGKASFCNVQDLQGNIQSYVARDCVGEEAYKDFKKMDIGDIVGIKGEVFRTKMGEISIHAEEVTLLAKSLQILPEKFHGLTNTDLRYRQRYVDLIMNPDVKDTFVKRSKILASIRRYLDGQGFMEVETPMLVANAGGAAARPFETHFNALNEDLKLRISLELYLKRLIVGGLERVYEIGRVFRNEGLDTRHNPEFTLMELYQAYTDYNGMMDLTENLYRYVAQEVLGTTTITYNGVEMDLGKPFERITMVDAVKKYAGVDFDEIHTLEEARAAAKEHHVEFEERHKKGDILALFFEEFAEEHLIQPTFVMDHPIEISPLTKKKPENPEYTERFEFFMNGWEMANAYSELNDPIDQRERFKAQEELLAQGDEEANTTDEDFLNALEIGMPPTGGIGFGIDRMCMLLTDSAAIRDVLLFPTMKSLDAKKGEGKAEKAVENAAVAEEKVAEKIDFSNVKIEPLFEEMIDFDTFAKADFRAVKILECEAVPKSKKLLKFTLDDGTDRKRTILSGIHEYYEPEDLIGKTAIAIVNLPPRKMMGIDSEGMLISAVHEEDGHEGLNLLMVNDWIPAGAKLY, from the coding sequence ATGGCTGAACAAAAGAATGTACAAGAACAAGATATTAATCAATTGAGAAAAGTGCGCCGTGAGAAATTTGCAGATTTGCAGACAAATGGAAAAGATCCATTCCAGATTACAAAATATGATGCAGATGCGCACAGCCAGGAGATCAAAGATAACTTTGAGACAATGGAAGGAAAGAAAGTGTCTATCGCAGGACGTATTATGTCTAAGCGTGTGATGGGAAAAGCTTCATTCTGTAATGTGCAGGATTTACAGGGAAATATTCAGTCTTATGTTGCAAGAGACTGTGTAGGTGAGGAAGCTTATAAAGACTTTAAGAAGATGGATATCGGTGATATCGTGGGAATCAAAGGTGAGGTATTCCGCACAAAAATGGGTGAGATTTCGATCCATGCAGAGGAAGTAACATTGCTTGCAAAGAGCTTGCAGATTCTTCCGGAGAAATTCCACGGATTGACAAACACGGATTTACGTTACCGTCAGAGATATGTGGATTTGATCATGAATCCGGATGTAAAAGATACATTTGTTAAACGTTCTAAAATTTTGGCTTCTATCAGAAGATATTTAGACGGACAGGGATTTATGGAAGTTGAGACACCGATGCTGGTAGCAAATGCTGGTGGTGCAGCAGCAAGACCGTTTGAGACACATTTCAATGCTTTAAATGAAGATCTCAAACTTCGTATTTCTTTGGAATTGTATTTGAAGAGATTGATTGTCGGCGGATTGGAACGCGTTTATGAAATTGGACGAGTATTCCGTAACGAAGGTTTGGATACAAGACATAATCCGGAATTTACATTGATGGAATTATATCAGGCATATACAGATTACAACGGAATGATGGATCTGACAGAGAACTTGTACCGTTATGTGGCACAGGAAGTGCTTGGAACAACAACAATCACTTACAATGGGGTAGAGATGGATCTTGGAAAACCATTTGAGAGAATCACAATGGTAGACGCTGTAAAGAAATATGCAGGTGTTGATTTTGATGAGATTCACACACTGGAAGAAGCAAGAGCAGCTGCAAAAGAACACCACGTAGAATTTGAAGAACGTCACAAAAAAGGTGATATTCTTGCGTTATTCTTCGAAGAATTTGCAGAGGAGCACTTGATTCAGCCAACATTTGTAATGGATCATCCAATCGAGATTTCTCCACTTACAAAGAAAAAACCAGAGAATCCAGAATACACAGAACGTTTCGAGTTCTTTATGAATGGATGGGAAATGGCAAATGCGTACTCAGAGCTGAATGACCCAATCGACCAGAGAGAACGTTTCAAAGCACAGGAAGAATTGCTTGCACAAGGTGATGAAGAAGCGAACACAACAGACGAAGATTTCTTGAACGCACTTGAAATCGGTATGCCGCCAACAGGAGGTATCGGATTCGGAATCGACAGAATGTGTATGTTGTTGACAGACAGCGCAGCAATCAGAGATGTGTTACTGTTCCCGACAATGAAGTCCCTGGACGCTAAGAAGGGCGAAGGGAAGGCTGAAAAGGCAGTAGAAAATGCTGCTGTGGCAGAGGAAAAGGTTGCAGAAAAGATTGATTTCTCCAACGTAAAAATCGAACCATTGTTTGAAGAAATGATTGATTTCGATACCTTTGCAAAGGCTGATTTCCGTGCAGTAAAGATTCTGGAATGTGAAGCAGTACCGAAGTCAAAGAAGCTTTTAAAGTTCACTCTGGATGACGGAACAGACCGGAAACGCACGATTTTAAGCGGTATTCACGAGTATTACGAGCCAGAAGATCTGATTGGCAAGACAGCGATTGCAATCGTAAATTTGCCTCCGAGAAAGATGATGGGCATTGATTCCGAGGGTATGCTGATTTCAGCAGTACACGAGGAAGATGGACATGAGGGATTAAATCTTCTCATGGTGAATGACTGGATTCCGGCAGGTGCGAAGTTGTACTAA
- the greA gene encoding transcription elongation factor GreA: MAEKKTLLTYAGLKALEEELENLKVVRRKEVAVKIKEAREQGDLSENAEYDAAKDEQRDIEARIEEIEKILKNAEVVVEDEVDFDKINVGCTVSLYDVEFEEEVEYKIVGSTEANSLAGKISNESPLGKALIGKKVGDKVEVEAQAGIIEYEVLKIDRSV, translated from the coding sequence ATGGCAGAAAAGAAAACATTACTCACTTATGCAGGATTAAAAGCGCTGGAAGAAGAGTTGGAGAATTTAAAGGTGGTAAGACGTAAAGAAGTTGCTGTAAAGATCAAAGAAGCAAGAGAGCAGGGCGACTTATCAGAAAACGCAGAATACGATGCAGCAAAAGATGAACAGCGTGATATTGAAGCACGTATTGAAGAGATTGAGAAAATCTTGAAAAATGCAGAGGTTGTTGTAGAAGATGAAGTAGACTTTGACAAAATCAACGTAGGCTGCACTGTTTCATTATATGACGTAGAATTTGAAGAAGAAGTAGAATACAAAATCGTAGGTTCTACGGAGGCAAACAGCCTTGCAGGTAAGATTTCGAATGAGTCTCCGCTTGGAAAAGCACTGATTGGAAAAAAAGTGGGAGATAAAGTAGAGGTAGAAGCTCAGGCTGGTATCATCGAGTACGAAGTGCTGAAAATCGACAGAAGCGTATAA
- a CDS encoding radical SAM domain protein has product MDRYSKITNKNQREIVLLKAFPCIWGKCRFCDYIEDNSNQKDEMIRLNHEILSQVTGEFGVLEVINSGSCFELPKETLEEIRILIQTKKIKKLFFESHWMYRKKLQEMRDYMGIPIVFKIGVETFDNEFRQQYLNKNAGFTTPEEVAELFDSPCLMVGIKGQTKEMIDYDIRMLKEHFRLGTVNVFTNNTTDVVRDEELVRWFLEKYAYLEEDPTVEVLYENTDFGVGD; this is encoded by the coding sequence ATGGACAGGTATAGCAAAATTACAAATAAAAATCAGAGGGAGATCGTGCTTTTAAAGGCATTTCCATGTATATGGGGGAAATGCAGATTTTGCGATTATATAGAGGATAATTCAAATCAAAAAGATGAGATGATTCGGTTAAACCACGAGATTTTGTCGCAGGTAACAGGAGAATTCGGTGTCTTGGAAGTCATCAATTCGGGGAGCTGCTTTGAACTGCCAAAAGAGACATTGGAGGAAATCCGAATCTTAATACAAACAAAAAAGATTAAGAAACTATTTTTTGAAAGCCACTGGATGTATCGTAAAAAATTGCAGGAAATGCGAGATTATATGGGGATTCCTATTGTGTTCAAAATAGGGGTGGAAACGTTTGACAATGAATTTCGCCAGCAGTATTTGAATAAAAACGCAGGATTTACAACACCGGAGGAGGTGGCGGAACTGTTCGATTCGCCGTGTCTGATGGTCGGAATCAAAGGACAAACAAAGGAAATGATCGATTATGACATTCGGATGCTGAAAGAGCATTTTAGACTGGGGACGGTCAATGTGTTTACAAACAATACGACGGATGTCGTTCGGGATGAAGAACTGGTGCGCTGGTTTTTGGAAAAATATGCGTATTTGGAAGAAGATCCGACAGTAGAAGTGCTCTATGAGAATACCGATTTTGGAGTAGGGGATTAG
- a CDS encoding ECF transporter S component produces the protein MKKLTVVQVCFIALSAVINIIGGNLALVLRLPIYLDSIGTFLASALLGPVGGVLAGVVSGVISGITTDIYSLYFIPVQIVTGVAAGILFRTTLLKKWNIFLGAFCVSIAGTIISACITAYVFGGVTSSGSSILVTLLHKLGLNMVASAFVVQIVTDYADRLISIAIVVAVLAVLSNSMKQQIREGKTNGQV, from the coding sequence ATGAAAAAATTGACAGTGGTACAGGTTTGTTTTATTGCATTGAGTGCGGTGATTAATATTATTGGAGGAAATCTTGCGCTTGTTCTGCGGCTTCCGATTTATTTGGACAGTATCGGGACATTTCTGGCATCGGCGTTGCTTGGTCCAGTTGGAGGAGTTCTTGCCGGGGTGGTCAGCGGTGTGATTTCTGGCATCACGACAGATATTTATTCGCTCTATTTTATCCCGGTGCAGATAGTGACCGGAGTGGCAGCTGGAATTCTTTTTCGGACAACGTTGTTAAAAAAATGGAATATTTTTCTTGGGGCATTTTGTGTGTCAATTGCGGGAACAATTATCAGTGCGTGCATCACAGCGTATGTGTTTGGCGGAGTGACATCTTCCGGTTCATCGATTCTTGTGACACTTTTGCATAAACTGGGATTGAATATGGTTGCGAGTGCGTTTGTCGTACAGATTGTGACAGACTATGCAGACCGCTTGATCTCAATTGCAATTGTTGTGGCGGTTCTTGCAGTACTGTCAAATTCGATGAAACAGCAGATTCGAGAGGGAAAAACGAATGGACAGGTATAG
- a CDS encoding nucleoside hydrolase: MNAKRKIIIDCDTGIDDALALMLALASPELEVIGITAVCGNVPVDIGVENIRKVLNVMNRLDIPVYRGEEKPLRREYISAQDTHGMDGLGESGYENVPGSAQEKDAVSYITDTLREKQGVSIIAIGPLTNIAKALQKDLEAFEQLDEFVSMGGSYKSHGNCSPVAEYNYWCDPDAAKYVYENLRTKIHMVGLDVTRKIVLTPNILEYMQILDTEKGEFVKNITRFYYDFHWEYERVIGCVINDPLAVAYFLNRELCSGFEAYTTVETEGISIGQSVVDAMNFWKKEENSIVLTEVDEKEFMVMFLHRVFGKSEQEIRTILRQIMA, translated from the coding sequence ATGAATGCAAAAAGAAAAATTATCATTGATTGTGACACGGGCATTGATGATGCCTTGGCACTGATGCTGGCACTTGCATCACCGGAGTTGGAAGTTATCGGAATCACAGCAGTCTGTGGAAATGTGCCGGTGGATATCGGTGTGGAAAATATCCGAAAGGTATTAAATGTCATGAATCGACTTGACATCCCGGTATACCGAGGGGAGGAAAAACCGTTAAGGCGGGAATATATCAGCGCTCAGGATACACATGGAATGGATGGTCTTGGGGAAAGTGGATACGAGAATGTGCCGGGGAGCGCGCAAGAAAAAGATGCAGTGAGTTACATTACAGACACTTTAAGAGAGAAACAAGGTGTTTCAATTATCGCCATTGGTCCCCTGACAAATATTGCGAAAGCACTGCAGAAAGATCTGGAGGCATTTGAACAACTGGACGAATTTGTCTCGATGGGAGGCTCTTATAAAAGTCACGGAAATTGTTCGCCGGTGGCAGAGTACAATTACTGGTGTGATCCGGACGCTGCAAAATATGTGTATGAAAATCTGAGAACGAAGATTCATATGGTTGGATTAGATGTGACAAGAAAAATCGTATTGACACCGAATATTTTGGAATACATGCAAATTCTGGATACAGAGAAAGGTGAATTTGTCAAAAATATTACTCGGTTTTATTATGATTTTCACTGGGAATATGAGCGGGTGATCGGCTGTGTTATCAACGATCCGCTTGCGGTTGCATATTTTCTTAATCGGGAATTGTGCAGTGGCTTTGAAGCCTATACAACTGTGGAGACAGAGGGAATCAGTATCGGGCAATCTGTGGTGGATGCAATGAATTTCTGGAAGAAAGAGGAAAACAGCATTGTGCTCACCGAGGTGGATGAGAAGGAATTTATGGTAATGTTTTTACATAGAGTTTTTGGGAAATCAGAGCAGGAGATCAGAACAATCCTGCGACAGATTATGGCTTAG
- the thiT gene encoding energy-coupled thiamine transporter ThiT, with amino-acid sequence MSFFVSTTEGGYQLTTAGYVAAAVILIALIVLATVLAKKEKKEKKKMGTKQLVFCAMAVALAMVTSMLKVYSFPFGGSITLFSMLFICFVGYVYGPATGILTGAAYGVLQFIIEPYIYFPLQVLVDYPLAFGALGLSGVFAESKHGLVKGYLLGVFGRYVFAVISGWIFFGEYAWDGWGALPYSLVYNGCYIFAEAVITVIIISIPAVSKALKKVKISAVNV; translated from the coding sequence ATGTCATTTTTTGTATCAACAACAGAGGGTGGGTATCAACTCACCACAGCGGGATATGTTGCAGCTGCAGTGATTTTAATTGCATTGATTGTGCTTGCGACAGTTCTGGCAAAGAAAGAGAAAAAGGAAAAGAAGAAAATGGGGACAAAGCAGCTTGTGTTCTGTGCGATGGCAGTGGCACTTGCGATGGTGACATCTATGTTAAAGGTTTATTCTTTCCCATTTGGCGGTTCTATTACATTGTTCAGCATGTTGTTCATCTGCTTTGTAGGTTATGTGTATGGTCCGGCAACAGGAATTTTGACAGGAGCTGCATATGGTGTACTACAATTTATTATTGAGCCGTATATTTATTTTCCACTGCAGGTATTGGTTGACTATCCGCTCGCATTCGGGGCACTTGGATTGTCCGGAGTATTTGCAGAGTCCAAGCATGGACTGGTAAAAGGCTATCTGCTCGGTGTGTTTGGAAGATATGTATTTGCAGTCATTTCTGGATGGATTTTCTTTGGAGAATATGCCTGGGATGGATGGGGAGCGCTCCCATATTCCTTGGTATATAATGGATGCTACATATTTGCTGAGGCGGTGATTACAGTTATTATAATCTCTATTCCGGCAGTGTCAAAGGCATTGAAAAAAGTAAAAATATCGGCAGTAAATGTATAG
- a CDS encoding exo-alpha-sialidase has protein sequence MKKRRRVLALLLAATLTFSSFSGTAMAKSETRPANGTTKEQPFWSGTGGSDKFRIPCLVSLNDGTLVAGCDARWTTYADGGGLDTIVSYSKDKGDNWNYTFANYLGDNGNVWNSASTAFIDPAMATDGENVYMIADLYPAGYALNGAKASPVPGKSHDAKGNILLADAKNWSDVWGTERTQASNYTYHLEKNTKKDAESAYLIKDKDGNTVDGYTVDAYFNVEGNGVDTNLFEAESPFQVWPTDYLYLTSSADGGKTWSEPSILNLRKDSEQSLLVGPGRGMVTSTGRIVFTAYEFTKGDKNSAAIYSDDKGKTWKRGASVSDWSSEAVVTEADDKLYMFTRHGGYYVSDNFGETWSPKKEMGISYNLNCQLTAITYSQKIDGKTAILFAAPSNTGSRAAGKIFVGLVQEDGSIKWEYDYSINGSAYYAYSCLTVLPDGTVGLLYENADTQLTYKNLDINDIAKGAAIGNIWCTDGGGKTVADVTMKSGESKEFTVNGMEDGAEVTVSSDDKGVVEALYADGKLTVTSKEVEGLERAVVTLKSGNASTKIRVTVTDSENYEIVDLRIGDTKTYVDKTGNYADSSLEGLDKTIAEVELKGEDPQTVETQVKAQNATAQAKFDGEKKSLDSCLFTFDKVENKNDTYKISAQAGDAKVYVNHKKAPSKCVSTTTETEILLEQKADGTVALKDLSSGAAGSYLYFWKADNSKLHFDRNSSADANCQLELWKKAGKASEESELPGYEKVTEIAQITNGGQYLIAAKANDGSYYVVNPASGSNNFDHVAKVIKEQVEVKPEAAVQLGNDAQFNGEKKRISECLFTFDKQDDGKFIVSSTTADGQTVYLTPKMATSATTPLTTTRGAIEVAKGSQGFTFTQSEGGTRGGILFFWKDNEAKLHFDRNSTVDANGRCDFDIYKQSETASDSGIAGYEKVTELAEITDNGQYLIVAKANNGSNYLLNPAQGNDKYSYVAKVTGEMYEGETTTANTEITITGKAEGQTSVTIGDTTYYIVVKNDVKEVTLKVGDTYNVPGKIVKEEGDTNSIKKEARDDMPPYKAITKVEEGTYLFGSNTHIMLNSASTVAGDPKGLGMSSANFNTGEYKDSMWTLKKSGNGYTMQDANGKYVNISGQNVELTDTPQVLTIGDSKHGGFAVSNGSNYLNNWSGSNNKVAAWSADDNAWYFYKASEGNVITANAAGEVTLVTEGTTYKITIKGTQECDHSYTWEETTAPTCTEKGVETGTCSKCNGTTTREIAALGHDFGEWTVEKEATETETGLEVRTCKREGCDVKETREIPKLPVAPEQVDKSALEKYYNECLAYYKEADYTADSWKGYQAAMANAKAVLDDEDATEQDVEDAIVEIKDAVDGLKRVPDVTKPNNDKNDSNNNDNSKPAKTGDTASAVPFMLGMAGCLGAAVEVIRRRFGK, from the coding sequence ATGAAAAAGAGAAGAAGAGTTTTAGCTTTGTTGCTCGCTGCGACTTTGACATTCAGCAGTTTTTCGGGAACGGCCATGGCGAAATCGGAGACAAGACCTGCGAATGGAACGACAAAAGAACAACCGTTTTGGAGTGGAACAGGGGGAAGTGATAAATTCCGTATTCCTTGTTTGGTATCTTTGAATGATGGAACACTGGTAGCAGGATGTGATGCCAGATGGACAACTTACGCAGATGGAGGCGGATTGGATACAATTGTATCTTATTCCAAGGACAAAGGAGACAACTGGAATTACACATTTGCAAACTATTTAGGGGATAACGGCAATGTTTGGAACAGTGCATCAACAGCGTTTATCGATCCGGCAATGGCAACAGACGGGGAAAATGTCTACATGATTGCGGATCTTTATCCAGCTGGATATGCATTAAATGGTGCAAAAGCATCTCCGGTTCCGGGAAAGAGTCATGATGCGAAAGGAAATATTCTTTTGGCAGATGCAAAGAACTGGAGCGATGTGTGGGGAACAGAGCGTACACAAGCTTCCAATTATACATATCATTTAGAAAAGAATACAAAGAAAGATGCAGAATCTGCATATTTAATCAAAGATAAAGACGGAAATACTGTAGATGGATATACTGTAGATGCATATTTTAATGTGGAAGGGAATGGTGTAGATACCAATCTTTTTGAGGCAGAGTCACCGTTTCAGGTATGGCCGACTGATTATCTGTATCTGACATCTTCTGCAGATGGCGGAAAAACATGGTCTGAGCCTTCGATTTTGAATTTGAGAAAAGACTCTGAACAGTCACTTTTAGTGGGTCCGGGACGTGGAATGGTTACATCCACAGGAAGAATCGTATTTACTGCATATGAGTTTACAAAAGGTGACAAGAATAGTGCTGCTATTTATTCTGATGACAAAGGAAAGACATGGAAACGAGGTGCATCTGTGTCCGATTGGAGTTCAGAGGCAGTTGTGACAGAGGCTGATGATAAGTTGTACATGTTTACCCGTCATGGCGGATATTATGTATCTGACAATTTTGGAGAGACGTGGTCTCCTAAGAAAGAGATGGGTATTTCCTATAATCTGAATTGTCAGCTGACAGCGATTACCTATTCTCAGAAAATTGATGGAAAGACAGCAATCTTATTTGCAGCACCATCCAATACAGGAAGTCGTGCAGCAGGAAAGATTTTCGTAGGTCTTGTACAGGAAGACGGTTCTATCAAGTGGGAATATGACTATAGCATTAACGGATCTGCATACTACGCATATTCTTGTCTGACAGTATTGCCGGACGGAACAGTTGGACTTCTCTACGAAAATGCAGATACACAGTTGACATATAAGAATTTAGATATCAATGATATTGCGAAGGGTGCGGCAATCGGAAATATCTGGTGTACAGATGGAGGGGGAAAAACAGTGGCAGATGTCACGATGAAATCCGGCGAGAGCAAAGAATTTACAGTAAACGGTATGGAAGACGGCGCAGAGGTAACTGTATCTTCAGATGACAAGGGAGTTGTCGAAGCTTTATATGCAGACGGAAAACTTACAGTGACTTCAAAAGAAGTGGAAGGTCTGGAGAGAGCAGTTGTGACATTGAAATCCGGCAATGCATCTACAAAAATCAGAGTGACGGTGACAGATTCTGAAAACTATGAGATTGTGGATCTCAGAATTGGAGATACAAAAACTTATGTAGATAAGACTGGAAACTACGCTGACAGTAGTTTAGAAGGATTGGATAAGACAATTGCAGAAGTGGAACTGAAAGGGGAAGATCCTCAGACAGTAGAAACACAGGTAAAAGCACAGAATGCAACTGCACAGGCAAAATTTGATGGTGAGAAAAAATCGCTAGACAGCTGTCTGTTTACATTTGATAAAGTTGAGAATAAAAATGATACATATAAGATTTCTGCGCAGGCAGGAGATGCCAAAGTATATGTAAATCATAAAAAAGCACCTTCTAAATGTGTATCTACAACAACAGAAACAGAAATTTTGTTAGAACAAAAGGCAGATGGAACGGTTGCATTGAAAGATCTATCTTCCGGAGCGGCTGGCTCATATTTGTATTTTTGGAAGGCAGATAATTCTAAATTGCATTTTGACAGAAATAGCAGTGCTGATGCAAACTGTCAATTAGAACTGTGGAAAAAAGCAGGCAAAGCAAGTGAAGAATCAGAACTTCCGGGATATGAGAAAGTGACAGAGATTGCTCAGATTACAAACGGTGGACAGTATTTGATTGCAGCGAAAGCGAACGACGGAAGCTATTATGTAGTGAATCCGGCTTCTGGCTCTAATAATTTTGACCATGTAGCGAAAGTAATCAAAGAGCAGGTAGAAGTAAAACCGGAGGCAGCAGTGCAACTCGGAAACGATGCACAGTTTAACGGAGAGAAAAAGAGAATCAGCGAATGTCTGTTTACCTTTGACAAACAGGATGATGGAAAATTCATCGTTTCATCTACAACAGCAGACGGTCAAACAGTATATTTGACACCGAAGATGGCAACTTCTGCGACAACACCGCTTACAACAACTCGTGGGGCGATTGAAGTGGCAAAAGGAAGCCAAGGATTTACATTTACGCAGTCAGAAGGAGGAACAAGGGGAGGAATCCTGTTCTTCTGGAAAGACAATGAAGCAAAATTACACTTTGACAGAAATAGTACTGTAGATGCAAACGGCAGATGTGATTTTGATATTTATAAACAATCGGAGACTGCATCTGACAGTGGAATCGCAGGATATGAAAAAGTAACAGAGCTGGCAGAAATTACAGATAACGGACAGTACCTGATTGTGGCAAAGGCTAATAATGGAAGTAATTATCTGTTGAATCCGGCACAGGGAAATGACAAATACAGCTATGTTGCTAAAGTGACAGGCGAGATGTACGAGGGTGAGACAACAACTGCAAATACAGAAATTACAATTACAGGAAAAGCAGAAGGTCAGACATCTGTGACAATTGGAGATACCACATATTATATTGTCGTAAAAAATGATGTGAAAGAAGTGACATTAAAAGTAGGCGACACATATAATGTGCCTGGAAAAATTGTGAAAGAAGAAGGAGACACAAACAGCATCAAAAAAGAAGCTCGTGATGATATGCCTCCTTACAAGGCAATTACAAAAGTGGAAGAAGGAACATATCTGTTCGGAAGCAATACACACATTATGCTAAATTCGGCAAGCACAGTGGCAGGAGATCCGAAAGGTCTTGGAATGTCATCTGCAAACTTTAACACAGGTGAATATAAAGATTCTATGTGGACGCTTAAGAAATCCGGAAATGGTTACACAATGCAGGATGCGAATGGAAAATATGTAAACATTTCAGGACAGAATGTAGAGCTGACAGATACGCCGCAGGTGCTTACAATTGGAGACAGCAAACATGGTGGATTTGCAGTGTCAAATGGTTCTAACTATTTGAATAACTGGTCAGGATCAAACAATAAAGTGGCTGCATGGAGCGCAGATGACAATGCATGGTATTTCTACAAAGCATCAGAAGGAAATGTGATTACAGCAAATGCGGCTGGAGAAGTAACTTTAGTTACAGAAGGAACAACTTATAAAATTACAATTAAAGGTACACAGGAATGCGATCATTCATATACATGGGAAGAGACAACAGCACCGACGTGTACAGAAAAAGGTGTGGAGACAGGAACATGTAGTAAATGTAATGGCACAACTACAAGAGAAATTGCAGCACTTGGACATGATTTTGGCGAGTGGACAGTAGAAAAAGAGGCAACTGAGACAGAAACAGGATTGGAAGTTCGTACTTGTAAGCGAGAAGGCTGTGATGTGAAGGAGACAAGAGAAATTCCGAAACTTCCGGTTGCACCAGAACAGGTAGATAAATCAGCATTAGAGAAATATTACAATGAATGTTTGGCATATTACAAAGAGGCTGATTACACAGCTGACAGCTGGAAAGGATATCAGGCAGCAATGGCTAACGCAAAAGCTGTATTGGACGATGAAGATGCTACAGAGCAGGATGTAGAAGATGCGATTGTAGAAATCAAAGATGCGGTGGATGGTTTGAAACGAGTTCCGGATGTCACAAAACCAAACAATGACAAAAATGACAGCAACAACAATGATAACAGTAAGCCGGCAAAAACAGGTGATACAGCTTCAGCAGTTCCATTTATGTTAGGAATGGCAGGATGCCTTGGCGCAGCGGTTGAAGTTATCCGCAGAAGATTTGGAAAATAA
- the dusB gene encoding tRNA dihydrouridine synthase DusB, with protein MKTLKIGTVELENPYILAPMAGVTDLPFRLLCKEQGAGLLCMEMVSAKAIQYNNKNTKALLEIHPEELPVSLQLFGSDPDVISEIAKRIEELPFSILDINMGCPVPKIVKNGEGSALMKNPKLVYEIVRKTARAIQKPVTVKIRKGFDDTCINAVEIAKIIEDAGGKAVAVHGRTREQYYSGKADWDIIRQVKEAVSIPVIGNGDVVSGESAIAIQKETGCDGVMIGRGAQGNPWIFSELLEYEQTGKMPQRPSVEAIRKMMLRHAQLQMQYKGEYLGIREMRKHVSWYTSGLPNSAKLRDEINRVDNYEELEKLLEERLKEEI; from the coding sequence ATGAAAACGTTAAAAATTGGGACGGTAGAATTAGAAAATCCATATATTTTAGCACCGATGGCAGGGGTGACAGACCTGCCTTTTCGTCTGCTGTGCAAAGAACAGGGAGCGGGACTTTTGTGCATGGAGATGGTAAGCGCAAAAGCGATACAGTATAACAATAAGAATACAAAGGCGTTGTTGGAGATTCATCCGGAAGAATTGCCGGTATCTCTCCAGTTATTTGGATCTGATCCGGATGTGATCAGTGAGATTGCAAAACGAATAGAGGAACTTCCATTTTCCATACTGGATATCAATATGGGGTGTCCGGTTCCGAAGATTGTGAAGAATGGAGAAGGTTCCGCATTGATGAAAAATCCGAAACTGGTGTATGAGATTGTCAGAAAGACGGCAAGGGCAATTCAAAAGCCGGTCACAGTGAAAATCCGAAAGGGATTTGATGATACTTGCATCAACGCGGTAGAGATTGCGAAAATTATTGAGGATGCCGGAGGAAAAGCGGTGGCGGTTCATGGAAGAACGAGAGAACAGTATTATTCCGGAAAAGCAGACTGGGATATTATCCGTCAGGTGAAAGAGGCGGTATCCATTCCGGTTATTGGGAATGGAGATGTTGTATCGGGAGAAAGTGCAATTGCGATTCAAAAAGAGACAGGTTGTGATGGCGTGATGATTGGCAGGGGAGCACAGGGAAATCCGTGGATTTTTTCAGAACTTTTGGAGTATGAGCAAACCGGAAAGATGCCACAACGTCCGAGTGTGGAAGCGATTAGGAAGATGATGCTTCGTCATGCACAGCTTCAGATGCAATATAAGGGAGAATATCTCGGAATCCGTGAGATGCGAAAACATGTATCGTGGTATACAAGTGGACTCCCAAACTCAGCAAAACTGCGAGATGAGATTAATCGAGTGGACAACTATGAGGAATTGGAAAAATTATTGGAAGAAAGACTGAAAGAAGAGATTTGA